A part of Candidatus Electrothrix aestuarii genomic DNA contains:
- a CDS encoding tetratricopeptide repeat protein: MIDIFYIYAAIYKLAVIGAGFGCVVMGYRLFVLGVMPQSGSDIDVQYRETRLTAKNAAPGTIFAFVGLAMILAMLIQGVPERKTVHEKSTQRIGETGQTGTMRENSAEIIDLEKTTVTTRSDSEDIFAVMERGKQFEQSDQFDKAIEIYLEPLKNENLSLKDAAEPLRSLAAVYLKQGRYDEASAFAWLADQSAPENAEGLALIARIEFHRGNYARAEEKISQAAYIDSTFGAERDELKDKIRNQKP; encoded by the coding sequence ATGATAGATATTTTCTATATATATGCAGCAATTTACAAACTGGCAGTTATCGGAGCCGGCTTTGGTTGTGTGGTTATGGGATATCGACTTTTTGTATTGGGTGTTATGCCGCAAAGTGGCAGCGATATAGATGTCCAATATCGTGAGACAAGACTTACCGCAAAAAATGCTGCGCCTGGAACTATCTTTGCTTTTGTTGGGTTAGCGATGATTCTTGCCATGCTGATACAAGGCGTTCCTGAACGAAAGACAGTGCATGAGAAAAGCACACAGAGAATTGGTGAGACAGGGCAAACTGGTACCATGCGGGAAAATTCCGCCGAAATAATAGATCTTGAAAAAACAACGGTGACAACGCGAAGTGACAGCGAAGATATATTTGCCGTCATGGAGCGTGGAAAACAATTTGAACAGAGTGATCAATTCGACAAGGCTATAGAAATCTACCTAGAACCGCTTAAAAACGAAAATTTATCTCTTAAAGATGCCGCAGAACCTTTGAGATCTCTTGCGGCGGTATATTTAAAGCAAGGGCGTTATGACGAGGCCAGTGCTTTTGCTTGGTTGGCTGATCAATCTGCCCCGGAAAATGCCGAAGGCTTGGCTTTGATAGCCAGGATAGAGTTTCATCGTGGAAACTATGCAAGAGCAGAGGAAAAGATTTCCCAAGCTGCATACATTGATTCTACTTTTGGTGCTGAACGTGATGAGTTGAAAGACAAGATAAGAAATCAGAAGCCATGA
- a CDS encoding ATP-binding protein, with protein MFRLKISLFSVLISGTILIAFGLHFLSLISKVQLARLDREILTLGESQLHVIHPKGHWQDFSSSLRSIYGEKYQSELIIQVLGGRQDVLYQSTDWPKTISLASFPAFTQQKVEEQPSRTAEQGPERQLPPPPPNTPPEAYPPHWREPKPTILKQPSYQTLATDSGTWRVGIMGNQRITILIGLNMTAFYEDADHYRNSFLLIAPLALLLMAGGGWWLAQRALRPVGLITETAEKISAQGLDQRIPSGRADTEFQSLINVINAMLDRLEGGFQQAVRFSADAAHELQTPLTVLQGMLDDAVRHSEASSAEQQRSSDLLEEVQRLKTIVRKLLILSRADAGRLELSLEPVNMSSMVESILEDVEIMAPQLHIDQRIQSGLLVNADPELIRQVVQNMVSNAIKYNLAEKGVIYFRLASRKGAVHFRVANTGPVIPPKDRQRIFDRFYRVDQSRNDRVPGSGLGLSLSLEITRAHKGRLVLDPPKKGITSFTLSLPQLQQVSSAG; from the coding sequence ATGTTCCGCCTCAAGATCTCCCTGTTCTCTGTTCTGATCTCCGGAACTATCCTGATCGCCTTTGGTCTCCATTTCCTCTCGCTTATCAGCAAGGTTCAGTTGGCGCGACTTGATCGGGAAATCCTCACCCTCGGCGAGAGCCAGCTCCATGTGATCCATCCCAAGGGGCATTGGCAGGACTTCAGCAGCTCCCTGCGCTCCATCTATGGAGAAAAATACCAGAGCGAGCTGATTATCCAGGTACTCGGAGGTCGGCAGGATGTCCTCTACCAATCCACTGACTGGCCGAAAACAATCTCCCTGGCCTCCTTCCCTGCCTTTACCCAGCAAAAAGTCGAGGAGCAACCCTCCCGGACAGCAGAGCAAGGACCGGAAAGACAACTCCCTCCCCCGCCTCCCAATACACCCCCAGAAGCCTACCCTCCCCATTGGCGTGAACCGAAACCGACCATTCTTAAACAGCCCTCGTATCAAACTCTGGCAACAGACTCAGGTACCTGGCGCGTGGGGATCATGGGTAATCAACGGATCACCATCCTGATCGGCCTGAACATGACGGCATTTTATGAAGACGCGGATCATTATCGCAACAGCTTCCTCCTTATTGCCCCCCTGGCCCTGCTCCTCATGGCTGGCGGAGGGTGGTGGCTGGCTCAGCGGGCCTTGCGTCCGGTGGGACTCATCACCGAGACTGCGGAAAAGATCTCTGCCCAGGGGCTTGATCAACGTATTCCTTCAGGCAGGGCGGACACGGAATTTCAGAGCCTGATCAATGTGATTAATGCCATGTTGGATCGCCTGGAAGGAGGATTTCAGCAGGCGGTTCGCTTTAGTGCGGATGCAGCCCATGAGCTCCAAACCCCGCTGACCGTCCTGCAAGGCATGCTGGATGATGCAGTGCGCCATAGCGAGGCCAGCTCTGCGGAACAGCAACGAAGCAGTGATCTGCTGGAAGAGGTGCAACGGCTGAAGACCATTGTCCGTAAGCTGCTGATCCTTTCCCGGGCCGACGCAGGCAGGCTGGAGCTCTCGCTTGAGCCGGTGAATATGAGCAGCATGGTGGAATCCATACTGGAGGATGTGGAGATTATGGCGCCGCAACTGCATATTGATCAGCGCATTCAGTCGGGCTTGCTGGTCAATGCTGATCCTGAGCTGATTCGGCAGGTGGTGCAAAATATGGTCTCCAATGCGATTAAATATAACCTTGCGGAGAAAGGGGTGATTTACTTTCGCCTGGCAAGTCGCAAGGGAGCGGTTCATTTTCGGGTGGCAAATACCGGGCCAGTTATTCCACCTAAAGATCGGCAGCGGATCTTTGATCGCTTTTACCGGGTGGATCAATCGCGCAATGATCGGGTTCCCGGTTCCGGCTTGGGGCTATCGCTCTCCCTGGAGATTACCCGTGCCCATAAGGGCCGCCTGGTGCTTGATCCCCCCAAGAAAGGCATTACCAGCTTTACCCTTTCTCTCCCCCAGCTTCAGCAGGTTTCTTCCGCAGGATAA
- a CDS encoding response regulator transcription factor: MKILLVEDDRKISAFVQKGLKELSFDITACEDGDEGYYIATTQSFDAIILDIMLPGRDGLSILRNLREQKNTVPVILLTARSALSERLEGLNLGADDYLCKPFFIEELAARLHAVTRRASGNTLNLLQCGALVVDLISRKIRIEEQDIELTAREFSLLELLLRSPDRVYTRTQILEHVWGYDFDPQTNVVDVYIRRLRNKIKEFPGAPVIETVRGVGYRLKEPA, encoded by the coding sequence ATGAAAATCCTCCTGGTTGAAGATGACCGAAAAATCAGCGCCTTTGTGCAAAAAGGCCTGAAGGAACTGAGCTTTGACATCACAGCCTGCGAGGATGGTGATGAAGGCTATTATATCGCAACCACCCAGTCCTTTGATGCCATTATCCTCGACATCATGCTGCCGGGACGGGACGGACTCAGCATCTTGCGCAACCTGCGCGAACAAAAAAACACCGTACCTGTTATCCTGCTCACGGCCCGATCCGCCCTGAGTGAGCGCCTGGAAGGCCTGAACCTGGGAGCAGACGATTATCTCTGCAAGCCCTTCTTTATTGAAGAGCTGGCAGCCCGCCTTCATGCCGTTACCCGACGGGCCTCCGGCAATACCCTCAACCTCCTTCAATGCGGCGCTCTGGTGGTGGATCTGATCAGCCGCAAGATCAGGATAGAGGAGCAGGATATCGAGCTCACAGCCCGGGAGTTCAGCCTCCTGGAGCTCCTTCTCCGCAGCCCGGACCGGGTCTACACCCGCACTCAAATCCTTGAGCATGTCTGGGGCTATGATTTTGACCCGCAAACCAATGTGGTGGATGTCTATATCCGACGACTGCGTAACAAGATCAAGGAGTTTCCCGGTGCCCCGGTGATAGAAACCGTTCGCGGGGTGGGCTACCGCCTGAAAGAACCGGCATAG
- a CDS encoding insulinase family protein, with protein MHFQRTRFLLTCLLASFFLVSGLIHSSPAKEPPASATKICITKGWPHEQSDLQPDPSLIFGTLENGFRYVLMPNHEPKGRVAMYLNVQSGSLQETDKQRGLAHYLEHMLFEGSTHYPPGTLVEYFQSIGMEFGADTNAHTSYDETVYKLMLPNSQEKTLKDGLVVLGDYASGALLLEREVDQERGIILAEKRTRDSAYRRIYKVSQERGLVGTLVAERDIIGTEEVLKTADSALLRQYYETWYRPENMILVAVGDADLALLEKLVKKHFAGLQAKTPPPACPDLGKVAENGTEAIYLFEEDLGSTEVSLESVWNVAPPQPTKAEALLNLKQYVAQVMMYNRLQRLVNRPKSPMTSAEFSSGIFLQHLGYTSIEAKTSPDKWRQTLETITTAQRQAQKFGFAAPELDRAKKQILISLQKEVQVADSRESDDLVYNIINALNDNEVLLSPQQELEFFGPALEKVTLDEVNQVFREMWHPRRLVKVMGNTKLKAEGAVKPEDIILKALDKAEQAELTDWVQDKEAVFPYLPMPEKKGKVADHTIYKDIEAERYVFANGLVLNLKQTDFEPNEVQVTAVLGNGKLTETKPGLALLAQMLLPESGFGGLTKEQLQEVLAPYSARVSFQVDDDSFQLQGKGLKNESELLFQLLYTQLVDPAFREDAFARGMRRIHQAYARMESDVEGMMHLQGERFLAGGNLRYGVVPIDMLNKITVADIEQWLRPVFQESALELSVVGDFDKEEIQQLAGRYFGGQERKDFQQLDGEQITFPSGKALSLPVETHSEKGMVTVAWPTDDFWDIARTRRLNVLASVLDDRMRKLIREELGAAYSPYAYNRPSMVDPGYGVLRAVVVVDPKQADMVVEKLKQLGGKLADGKITDDELERAVEPTLTSVRDTIRTNRYWMESVLMQSTWHPERLEWPKNILSDIAAITVEELSGLAKKYLHVDKAAEVILLPGKNSKKAEE; from the coding sequence ATGCATTTTCAGCGTACTCGTTTCTTGCTCACTTGTCTGCTGGCCTCTTTTTTTCTGGTTTCCGGGCTGATACACTCTTCTCCGGCGAAAGAACCTCCTGCCTCTGCAACAAAAATATGCATTACCAAAGGCTGGCCCCATGAGCAGAGTGATCTTCAGCCAGACCCCTCCCTGATTTTCGGTACCCTGGAAAACGGCTTTCGTTATGTCCTGATGCCAAATCATGAACCCAAGGGGCGGGTGGCCATGTATCTCAATGTCCAGTCCGGTTCTCTCCAGGAGACAGATAAACAACGAGGGCTGGCCCATTATCTGGAACATATGCTCTTTGAAGGTAGTACCCATTATCCACCGGGTACCCTGGTCGAGTATTTTCAGTCCATCGGGATGGAGTTTGGGGCAGATACCAATGCCCATACCTCCTATGATGAGACAGTCTATAAATTGATGCTTCCGAACAGCCAGGAAAAGACCCTGAAGGACGGGTTGGTGGTTTTGGGGGATTATGCAAGTGGTGCGCTTCTCTTGGAAAGAGAAGTGGATCAGGAGCGCGGTATTATTCTTGCAGAAAAACGAACCAGGGATTCTGCCTACAGGCGGATATATAAGGTAAGTCAAGAGCGGGGGCTGGTCGGAACCCTCGTGGCGGAGCGTGATATCATCGGCACAGAAGAGGTGCTGAAAACGGCTGACTCGGCTCTGCTCAGACAGTATTACGAGACCTGGTATCGCCCGGAGAATATGATCCTGGTGGCTGTGGGGGATGCGGACCTTGCTTTATTGGAAAAGCTGGTAAAGAAACACTTTGCAGGTTTGCAGGCCAAAACACCTCCTCCTGCCTGTCCGGATCTGGGGAAGGTTGCAGAAAATGGGACCGAGGCCATCTACCTCTTTGAGGAGGATCTCGGCAGTACTGAGGTCTCTCTGGAATCTGTATGGAATGTTGCCCCTCCCCAACCGACCAAGGCTGAGGCCCTTCTTAACCTGAAACAGTATGTTGCCCAGGTGATGATGTATAACCGCTTGCAACGTTTGGTGAATCGGCCCAAGAGTCCCATGACCAGTGCTGAATTTTCCAGCGGTATCTTTCTGCAGCACTTGGGGTATACCTCCATTGAGGCGAAAACTTCACCTGATAAATGGCGCCAGACCTTGGAGACCATCACAACCGCTCAGCGCCAGGCCCAGAAATTTGGTTTTGCTGCTCCTGAACTGGACCGCGCTAAGAAACAGATTCTCATAAGTTTACAAAAAGAAGTGCAGGTGGCAGACAGCAGGGAAAGCGATGATTTAGTCTATAATATTATCAATGCCCTGAATGATAATGAGGTGCTCCTCTCGCCGCAACAGGAGCTGGAGTTCTTTGGCCCGGCCTTGGAAAAAGTCACCCTGGACGAGGTGAATCAGGTCTTCCGTGAGATGTGGCATCCGCGTCGCTTAGTTAAGGTGATGGGGAATACCAAATTAAAGGCAGAAGGAGCTGTCAAGCCGGAAGATATTATTCTTAAGGCGCTGGATAAGGCTGAACAGGCAGAGCTGACTGACTGGGTGCAGGACAAGGAAGCGGTTTTCCCCTACCTGCCCATGCCGGAGAAGAAGGGAAAGGTCGCCGACCATACGATCTATAAAGATATCGAAGCGGAACGCTATGTCTTTGCCAACGGCTTGGTGCTGAACCTGAAGCAGACTGACTTTGAGCCCAATGAGGTCCAGGTAACAGCGGTTCTTGGGAATGGTAAGCTGACAGAAACCAAGCCCGGCCTGGCTTTGCTCGCGCAAATGCTGCTGCCGGAGAGTGGCTTTGGCGGGCTGACCAAAGAACAGCTCCAAGAGGTGTTGGCCCCTTATTCAGCGCGTGTTAGTTTTCAGGTGGATGATGACAGCTTTCAGCTGCAAGGCAAAGGTCTGAAGAATGAAAGCGAACTCCTTTTTCAGCTGTTATACACTCAGCTTGTTGACCCGGCTTTTCGCGAGGATGCCTTTGCCAGGGGCATGCGGCGGATTCATCAGGCCTATGCCCGGATGGAGAGTGATGTGGAAGGCATGATGCATCTTCAGGGAGAACGTTTTCTTGCCGGAGGGAATCTTCGTTATGGCGTTGTTCCTATAGATATGCTCAACAAGATCACAGTAGCTGATATCGAGCAATGGCTGCGTCCTGTTTTTCAGGAGAGTGCCTTGGAGCTCTCGGTTGTGGGCGATTTTGATAAGGAGGAGATCCAGCAGCTTGCTGGCCGTTATTTCGGTGGGCAGGAGAGAAAGGATTTTCAGCAGCTTGACGGAGAGCAGATTACCTTTCCTTCCGGTAAAGCACTGTCCCTGCCTGTTGAGACGCATAGTGAGAAAGGTATGGTCACGGTTGCCTGGCCTACTGATGATTTTTGGGATATTGCTCGAACCCGGCGGCTCAATGTGCTGGCCTCTGTCCTTGATGACCGGATGCGGAAGTTGATCAGGGAAGAACTGGGTGCGGCTTATTCTCCTTATGCCTATAACCGACCCAGCATGGTGGATCCCGGATACGGTGTCCTGCGTGCTGTGGTGGTGGTTGATCCCAAGCAGGCAGATATGGTGGTGGAGAAGCTGAAGCAACTTGGCGGAAAGCTCGCTGATGGCAAGATTACGGATGATGAACTGGAGCGGGCAGTCGAGCCGACCCTGACTTCTGTCCGGGATACGATCCGTACCAATCGATATTGGATGGAATCAGTGTTGATGCAGTCAACCTGGCATCCTGAGCGTCTGGAATGGCCCAAGAATATTCTGAGTGATATTGCAGCGATTACGGTTGAAGAGCTTTCAGGTCTTGCCAAGAAATACCTGCACGTCGATAAGGCAGCTGAGGTTATTTTGCTGCCAGGTAAAAACAGTAAGAAGGCTGAAGAATAG
- the gmhB gene encoding D-glycero-beta-D-manno-heptose 1,7-bisphosphate 7-phosphatase, translated as MTKRAAVFLDRDGTINEQMGYINHISRFVLLPGAAQAIRTLNEQDIPVVVVTNQSGLARGYFPPSLLEEVHAKMEQELAAEGAHIDGLYICPHHPEAKEEQFRKDCTCRKPKTGLLEQAAAELGLDLQRSFMVGDRWSDLKCGARVGAMSILVLTGYGRGDLEYIRPQQEIQPAKVAEDLPEAVAWILAQSD; from the coding sequence ATGACGAAACGAGCAGCAGTTTTTTTGGATCGAGACGGCACCATCAATGAGCAGATGGGCTATATTAATCATATCAGCAGATTCGTCCTGCTTCCTGGGGCTGCCCAGGCAATCCGCACCCTGAATGAGCAGGATATCCCTGTGGTGGTGGTGACCAATCAGTCCGGTTTGGCACGGGGATATTTCCCGCCCTCTTTATTAGAGGAAGTGCATGCCAAGATGGAGCAGGAACTCGCCGCAGAAGGGGCACACATCGATGGGCTGTATATTTGCCCGCATCACCCGGAGGCCAAGGAAGAGCAGTTCCGCAAGGACTGTACCTGTCGCAAGCCTAAGACCGGCCTGCTGGAACAGGCTGCTGCTGAGCTGGGGCTGGATCTGCAACGTTCCTTTATGGTGGGGGATCGTTGGTCAGACCTGAAATGCGGGGCCCGTGTCGGTGCTATGTCCATCCTGGTGCTCACCGGTTATGGGCGCGGGGATCTGGAGTATATCAGGCCGCAGCAGGAAATTCAGCCTGCCAAGGTGGCCGAGGATCTACCAGAGGCGGTGGCGTGGATACTTGCCCAATCAGATTGA
- a CDS encoding CBS domain-containing protein translates to MEIITTHINADFDGLASMIAAKKLYPKATLVFAGSAERPIRDFLSHDIRNLYGFKKIKHIDLSAVTRLIVVDTRQANRLGALEKCLKNPGIELHLYDHHPDAPGDMRGDVEHVEAVGSTTAIFVALLQEQEQYLYPDEATLLSLGIHEDTGSFLYATTTPADLRAAAWLLEQGADLNIVNQFITRDLSAEQIPLLSKLLENSMTYTVHSLPITVCRLTLPQYVDEFAVLVRRMMVMENLDAVFCLVCMGERLYLICRSRISEVNAGTIAREMGGGGHAAAAAATIRDKSLFEAEEELLYLLHRHVKPKAMAVELMSSPVITATPDVTHNQASDLLTRYNINVLLVVRDNSDRKKPRGLLGVISRRDITKAISHQLGELPISEYMTTDLAVLPESATQADIQELIIENRQRLIPIVRETAQAEDGDAVICGVITRTDLLNLLINDPAHLPRDLFHEDEHPSTERTRNISSLMTDTLGRDIILLLRELGEIAQGLYMHAYAVGGFSRDLLLQTKNLDIDIVVEGDGILFAKELAKRKQAGVRTHEKFATATVILPDGLRVDVATARLEYYAFPAAMPTVEHSSLKQDLFRRDFTINAMAIHLNPKWFGTLVDFFNSQNDLKERRIRVMHSLSFVEDPTRIFRAIRFEQRLDFAISKHSEKLMRNAVRMHMYEKFSGPRFFSELKLILSEDRPLASLRRLDSFHLFPVLWPDLRPNLKIDRRFVHILTQAEKAISWFKLLFLKDVGKQTTRCESWMVCLLAVFSRSREQELRNFCQRFELPPKHRKQLLRQKRKADHLAQHMLRRPDMLPAEVYWLLDTLDNEGILYLMSIARKKYIRQQVSHYVTHQRGLQPLLSGQDLMDLGYAPGSSFRIMMNHVLGAQLNGEVSRKDEAIALIQQRYPLGSLDY, encoded by the coding sequence ATGGAAATCATTACTACCCACATTAACGCCGATTTTGACGGGCTGGCCTCTATGATAGCGGCCAAGAAGCTTTATCCCAAGGCTACCCTGGTTTTTGCCGGTTCCGCAGAACGGCCCATCCGTGATTTCCTTTCCCATGATATCCGTAATCTCTACGGATTCAAGAAGATTAAACATATCGATCTGAGTGCAGTTACTCGCCTGATTGTCGTTGATACCCGCCAGGCCAACAGGTTGGGGGCTTTGGAGAAATGTCTGAAGAATCCTGGCATTGAGTTGCATCTCTATGATCATCATCCTGATGCACCAGGGGATATGCGTGGCGATGTGGAGCATGTTGAGGCCGTGGGCTCGACGACAGCCATCTTTGTTGCGCTTTTGCAAGAACAGGAGCAGTACCTGTATCCTGACGAAGCCACCCTGCTCAGCCTGGGGATTCATGAGGATACCGGCTCTTTTCTCTATGCCACCACCACTCCGGCTGATTTACGGGCAGCTGCCTGGCTCCTGGAACAGGGCGCTGATCTGAATATCGTTAATCAATTTATCACCCGGGATCTTTCCGCAGAACAAATACCCCTGCTCAGCAAGCTCCTGGAAAACTCCATGACGTACACCGTACATTCTCTGCCGATTACGGTCTGTCGGCTGACCTTGCCGCAGTATGTGGATGAATTTGCTGTGTTGGTGCGCAGGATGATGGTCATGGAGAATCTGGATGCGGTCTTCTGTCTGGTTTGCATGGGGGAGCGTCTCTACCTTATTTGCCGTAGTCGGATTTCAGAGGTGAATGCCGGAACCATTGCCCGGGAGATGGGCGGGGGCGGGCATGCTGCTGCTGCTGCTGCCACTATTCGGGACAAGAGTCTGTTCGAGGCCGAGGAAGAATTACTGTACCTGTTGCACCGGCACGTGAAGCCCAAAGCAATGGCTGTAGAACTGATGTCATCTCCGGTCATCACCGCAACCCCGGATGTTACCCATAATCAGGCAAGTGATCTCCTGACTCGCTATAATATCAATGTATTGCTTGTGGTGCGCGATAACTCGGATCGGAAAAAACCCCGAGGACTGCTGGGAGTCATTTCCCGACGGGATATTACTAAGGCTATCTCGCATCAACTTGGTGAACTCCCGATCAGTGAGTATATGACCACGGATCTGGCCGTGTTACCGGAAAGCGCAACCCAGGCGGATATTCAGGAGTTGATTATAGAGAATCGGCAACGCCTGATTCCTATAGTCCGGGAAACAGCACAGGCTGAGGACGGCGATGCTGTTATCTGCGGGGTCATTACTCGTACCGATTTGCTCAATTTGCTGATCAATGATCCGGCGCATCTCCCACGGGATTTATTTCATGAAGATGAGCATCCTTCTACAGAACGGACCCGTAATATCAGCTCCCTTATGACGGATACTCTGGGGCGTGATATTATTCTCCTGCTCCGGGAACTAGGTGAAATTGCCCAAGGCCTGTACATGCATGCCTATGCAGTTGGTGGGTTTTCCCGGGATCTGCTCCTGCAGACCAAAAATCTGGATATCGATATTGTCGTGGAGGGGGATGGTATCCTGTTTGCCAAGGAGCTGGCCAAAAGGAAGCAGGCAGGGGTGCGAACCCATGAAAAATTCGCCACAGCCACAGTCATCTTGCCTGATGGTCTGCGTGTTGATGTGGCTACGGCCCGGCTGGAGTACTATGCCTTTCCGGCGGCCATGCCCACTGTGGAGCACAGTTCCTTAAAACAGGATCTTTTTCGCCGGGATTTCACCATCAATGCGATGGCTATACACTTGAATCCCAAATGGTTTGGCACGCTGGTGGATTTTTTTAATTCCCAGAATGATCTGAAAGAACGACGAATCAGGGTGATGCATAGTCTGAGCTTTGTTGAAGATCCCACCCGTATTTTTCGGGCGATTCGTTTTGAGCAGCGCCTTGATTTCGCGATCAGTAAACATTCGGAAAAGCTGATGCGGAACGCGGTGCGGATGCATATGTATGAGAAGTTTTCTGGCCCCCGTTTTTTCAGTGAACTCAAGCTGATTCTTTCGGAAGATCGTCCTTTGGCCTCTTTGCGTAGATTAGATTCCTTTCATCTTTTTCCTGTGCTCTGGCCTGATTTACGGCCTAATCTGAAGATAGACCGCCGTTTTGTTCACATCCTCACCCAGGCGGAAAAGGCCATTTCCTGGTTTAAGTTGCTCTTTTTAAAGGATGTCGGAAAGCAGACAACCCGTTGTGAATCCTGGATGGTGTGTCTGTTGGCAGTGTTCAGCCGTTCCCGTGAACAGGAGTTACGCAATTTCTGCCAGCGTTTTGAGCTGCCTCCCAAGCATCGCAAACAGCTTCTGCGGCAAAAACGCAAAGCAGATCATCTTGCCCAGCATATGTTGCGGCGTCCAGATATGCTGCCTGCGGAAGTTTACTGGTTACTGGATACTCTGGATAATGAGGGGATCCTCTATCTAATGAGTATTGCCAGGAAAAAATATATCCGTCAGCAGGTCTCCCATTATGTAACGCATCAGCGAGGCCTGCAGCCTTTGCTTAGCGGACAGGACCTGATGGACTTGGGTTATGCGCCTGGTTCTTCTTTTCGCATTATGATGAACCACGTTCTGGGGGCTCAGCTTAATGGTGAGGTGTCCAGGAAAGATGAGGCCATTGCCTTGATTCAACAACGCTATCCTCTTGGTTCTCTCGATTATTAA
- a CDS encoding site-2 protease family protein, protein MDLNSTIQQLILSAPPLLFALTFHELAHGYVAWKLGDPTAKEQGRLTMNPLKHLDPFGVLAFIIMRIGWAKPVPVNPRYFRNPQQGMLLTALAGPVANIILAIVSAVLVKILGAIPISSHLIYNVIKPMYDMMLVSVWINVMLAVFNFLPIPPLDGSKVLMGILPPEQAMGFARLEPYGFLIILVLFYMGLISKMIMPIVHLTVGMMVG, encoded by the coding sequence ATGGATTTGAACAGTACCATCCAGCAGCTCATTCTTTCCGCGCCCCCTCTTCTTTTTGCCCTGACCTTTCATGAGTTGGCTCACGGTTATGTAGCCTGGAAATTAGGAGATCCCACCGCAAAAGAGCAAGGGAGATTGACCATGAATCCGCTCAAGCATCTGGATCCCTTTGGTGTCCTTGCCTTTATTATTATGCGGATAGGTTGGGCAAAACCGGTGCCAGTAAATCCTCGCTATTTTCGGAATCCACAGCAAGGTATGTTGCTGACCGCCTTGGCTGGTCCTGTTGCCAATATTATTTTGGCTATCGTGAGTGCGGTTTTGGTCAAGATTCTTGGAGCTATCCCTATTTCCTCGCACCTGATATACAACGTGATCAAACCGATGTACGATATGATGTTGGTATCGGTATGGATTAATGTGATGTTGGCCGTGTTTAATTTTCTCCCTATCCCGCCCTTGGATGGATCAAAGGTCCTTATGGGGATTCTTCCGCCGGAGCAGGCGATGGGATTTGCTCGCCTGGAACCCTATGGTTTTCTCATTATTCTGGTCCTCTTTTATATGGGGTTAATCAGTAAGATGATCATGCCTATTGTTCATCTTACAGTTGGAATGATGGTGGGATAG